A window of uncultured Methanoregula sp. genomic DNA:
AGGCGGTCCGGCTCAACATCAAGGTCCGGGACAAGAGCGATTTCGAATCGAAACAACACCTGCACACGCTCAATTCAACAGCGATTGCCACATCCCGGGTCATCCGCGCAATCCTTGAGAATTTCCAGAACGCGGACGGGACGGTCGACGTGCCCGAAGTGCTGGTGCCGTACATGAACGGGCAAAAGACTTTATGAGATTTTACGTGTCAGACAACAAACACTTATTTTGTTCAGATAACGTAGATAGTACTAGAACGTGGTTGCATGGCATATCCTGATCTCTACAATGATGAATCTGTACTCCTGAATGCGCTGAACGTCAAGGTCAAATCGGTGACGTTCGAGGCCGTCCTCACAACAAAACGGCTGATCCTTGTCGACAGTAAAAAACACCTTATCGCACCCCAGGAGATCCTTCTTGCAACCCTACGGAATGTCGAAAGCGGGGAGAACGCTATCCGCGATCCGACCATCACCCTGTCCCTTATCACCAACAGCGGGGCAACAAGGCAGATGATCCTGACATTCTTCAAGGCATCCGGCGGGGACCGGAGGCGCGAATGCGACGAGTGGATCCGGCTTCTCAAACAGAACATCTCGCCAACCTTCCAGCAGACGGTTCACGCACCCCACGATATACCTCCCCCGGAGCCGGCACCGGAATTTGTTCCCCAGCCGGAGACTCCGCCGACACCACGCATCGAGATCGCCAATGCCCCCCAGCCCAAGAAAAAGATCGAGATTGCCCGCCCGATCATGAAAATCGTTGAGAATCCGCCATCCATGCCAAAACCGGTCGAGACCACGTCCCTTCCGGTTGGCTCGTTCTGCAACCGGTGCGGGAACCGGGTTCCCCCGGAATCTGCCTTCTGCAACCGGTGCGGAACCCCGGTTGTCCGGGATCCTGACCAGGTTCCCCCGGCAGAACCGGTCCCCGAAGTGGCAGCTCCCGTGACTGCACCACCGGTTTCCCCGCCACCCTCTGCGATTCCCCAGCTGCATGTCCCAATTCCCCCGCCGGTCTTTGGTTCTGCCGCGGGCGAACGCAAAGAGCGGCCTATCGAGCAGGTCATCCATTCGATCGAACCGCTGATCGAGGATTCGGTCCCGAGGACCGAGCCCGCGCCCCTGATTCAGAGGCCGGTCTCGACCCTGGTGACTCCCGCTCAGCCGACGGAACCTGCACCGGAGCCGGCTGCTCACGCAGAACCGGCACCGGCTCCAGATTCCGGCACGGTCCAGTGGCCGGTCATCACCCCTGCCGGCACCGAATCTCCGGCACCAGCCCCGGCTGTACCGGAAACCCCTGCACCGGTTCCTCCCCCGGCGCCGCCTGCGCCAAAAGCATCCGGCAGGAAGAAGGTTGTTGCAATCGCTCTTGCAGCGATCATCATCCTTGCAATCATAGGAAGCGCCATCCTGTTCATGAACCCCCAGGGAACACCCTCAACCGTAATGCCGACAACTACCACAACAATACCAACCACGGCGCCGGCAGTTACCGCAACAGCAACCCCGACAGAGACGGTCGCGGTAATTGCTCCGGTTGCAACGCCAATGCAGACTACCACGACCGCAGCGCAGCAGGTAATACCTTCGAGCGGGGTCTGGATCCGGATCATTTACCCGGGGATCTATTCAGCAACGTTCGGGACGCCCGGGGCAGAGAGCACCCGGACCGATACCGGCGATCACGTGTACCAGGTCTTCACCAGTACCGGCATAGTTGTCGCATCCGTCCAGAAAGTCGATGCGTCCGGCCAGGAGATCCAGGTTGAAGTGTACAAGGACGGGAACCAGGTTGCGAAGAAATCCACAACTGCCCCGAAAGGAATCGTTGAGATCCAGGCAGACCTCAAACCAACGCCCACACCAACAACCCTGACACCGGTGCCGGTTACGACGACCGGCACAATATCCGCAGGCGCGAATTCCACGGCAAACAGTACCCAGGCAACCCCGTAAATTCTTTTTTCAGATTGCAACGAATAAAATTACCCGTTTCCTGCCTCTGTTCATTCCGGTCAACGCAGCTGAAACAAATGAGATTGTTATATAAAACGGTCCATGAAATTCAGGCAAAACCGGGGCGCGTATGAGGAATTCAAACCAGGATTGGGCAGAGAGAGGCACGACCGGATAAAAAGGTTTACTCGCAGGGCAAACCAAAAAAATATGAATGGGTGATCGAGCCACTTCTTCCAACATCGTCAAATCCCTCGGCCTTGTCTTTGGGGATATCGGGACAAGCCCGATCTACACGGTCGGGGCCATCCTGCTCTTCCTGCTGCCGACAACATACAATATCTTCGGGCTGCTCTCCCTGATCACGTGGACCCTTTTTATTGTCATCACCGCCCAGTACATCTGGCTTGCCATGTCCCTCTCGGACAAGGGCGAGGGTGGCATCATCGTCCTCAAGAAGATCATCGATTCCCTGATCAAACCGGGAATTGCCGCATCGGTAGTATCCGTCCTGACGCTTGTCGGGATCGCCCTCTTTATCGGCGACGGGGTCATCACACCGGCCATCAGTATTCTCTCCGCGGTTGAGGGCATCCTGCTCATTCCGGGATTCGGGGAGACCAGCCAGATGACCCTCCTTGTTATTGCCGCCGCCATCGCCATCGGGCTCTTCTTCTTCCAGCGGAAAGGAAGCGACAAGGTGGCCTGGGCGTTTGGTCCGGTCATGGCGATCTGGTTTGTCGCGCTTGCCGTTACCGGCATCATCGCAATCATCGGGGCCCCGCAGGTACTCTTTGCCTTGAGCCCGACCTTTGCCATCTCGTTTTTACTCGAGAACGGGTGGGCCTCGCTCATCGTCATGTCGGCTGTCATCCTCTGCGTTACCGGGGGGGAAGCCCTGTATGCCGACATGGGCCATCTCGGCCGCGAACCGATCATCAAGGGCTGGATGATCGTCTTTCCCGCGCTCGTGCTCAACTATCTCGGCCAAGGCGCATATGTCCTGATGACCGAGAACACGCACAATGTCCTGTTCTCGATGATCCACCATATCTGCCCGCTCCTGTTCATCCCGTTCCTTATCCTGAGCGTCTGTGCAACGGTCATCGCCTCGCAGGCAATGATCTCCGGCATGTTCTCCATCGTATACCAGGGCATGAGCACCCGGATCTTCCCGAAGATGAAGATAGAGTACACGTCTCCCGAGCTCCGGTCCCAGATCTATATCGATGCCATCAACTGGATGATGCTCATCGCGGTCCTGGTCGTCATGTTCGAGTTCGGATCCTCCGAGAACCTTTCTGCAGCCTATGGCCTTGCCGTTTCAGGGGCTATGATGATCTCGGCGGTCATGATGACGATCATCTTCTTCTTAAAAAGGAACCCGGTCACCATGCTCTGCGCCATGGCCCTCATTGTCATAGACTTCTTCTTCTTCATCTCAACGCTCCTGAAGATCCCCCACGGCGCCTACTTCTCGTTCATCCTTGCCGCGATCCCGCTCATCCTCACGATCGCGTACATCCGGGGCCAGAGCCGGCTCCATGAGATCCTGCAGCCGATCCGGTACGAGGATTTTATCTCAAAGTACCGGGAGAGTTACGCAGCACTCCCGAAAATCCGGGGCACGGCCCTCTTCTTCATCAACGATGTCAGGTATCTCTCGCCCTATCTCGGCCAGGTCTTCTTCCAGAACGAGATCATCTATGAGAACAATGTCTTTGTCTCGATCCGGATCTCCGAGAAACCCTTCGGGATAGAGACCACGCTGGATAAGGACAATGCCCCGGGCCTCCAGGTATTCACGATAAAAGCCGGGTATATGGAAGTGATCGATATCATCGCACTCCTGGAAAGCGAGGGAATCGAGGAGAAGACGATCTTCTATGGTATCGAGACTATCATCTCGGACCGGTTCTTCTGGAAGATCTACGGGATCATCAAGAAAATCTCGCCCCCGTTCGTCCAGTTCTACACGCTGCCCCAGGAGAAGATGCACGGGGTCGTGACCCGGGTTGTAATGTAACCGGGTGTAATACATTGTTTTTTTGGGGAGGATCTCCCCGCCCCCGGTCAGACCGGAAGGGGGAGACGGGAAGCAGCCATCGTCTCCTCGATCTCCCGGATGGTTGAGAGGTTCGCTTTGGTGGACGGCCCGGCCGGGACAGCCGCACATCCCGAGGCTCTGGAGATGGATTCCGGAAATGTCCCGATCTCCCGGGCCAGCCGGATCGTATCTTCCTTGTCGTACCCGATGAGCGGCCGGTGGATGGGAAGCGTTGAGGCCGCGTCGGTCAGGACAACCAGGTTATCGAGCGTCTGGCTTGCCACCTGCCCGAGCGATTCGCCGGTCACGATCCCTTTGGATCCGGCTTTTTCTGCAAACGCGGTTGCCACGCGGTACATCCGGCGCTTGCAGAAGATACAGGTATATTTCTCAAGATTGCGACCGGTGAGCTCCTGCTTTGCCGCTGCAAGATAGGAATCGTGAATCACCGCAAGGCGGATGCCGGGCTGGTACTGTGCAAGGGTCCCGACAACCCGTTCTGCCCGGGCAATGGCGGTCTCGTCAAGGAACGAATCGAGCGCGACAAAGAGCGGGAGGATCCGGCATCCGCGCCGCATCATCATCCAGGCCGCAACCGGGGAATCGATCCCGCCGGACACCAGCGCCACGAGCGTTCCTTCCACGCCGAGCGGAAGTCCCCCGGGGCCTCTGGTTACTTCATCGTAAAGGTAAACCTCGCCCTCCCGGATCTCGACATGAATTTCCTTGTCCGGTTTTGCAAGATTCACTTTCAGGCGCGGGAATGCTTCCCGGACAAGATCGCCGTACTCGATTGCCTTGTCATTGGAAGAGAATTCGTGCTTTCCCACGCGTTTTACCCGGAGAGCAAAGGTCTTCGCACTCCCAATCCCGTGGCGCCGGCAATAATCCGGAAGGAAGGATTCGATCTCATCGAGCCGGATATGCTCCACTTCCGAGAACGAGACGATCCCGAAAATATTTTTGATGAGCGCAGGATTCACGTCGCCGTCAAGCCAGATCCTGCCCCGCTCGTTCCGGACATGGATTCTGGGCATCACTTCCCGGATATTGGCAATGAGAGTATTTTCCCACTGGCGCCGGACCGGGTCGGACTTGAGAAAGATCTCGGAATAACGGATGAGCCATTGTTTTTTCATACAATCACCGGTTCAGGATAGTCACTTTTTCTTCCGGGCAGACTTCCGGACGCGGGCTGCTTCATCAGCATCTTCGATTGCCAGCAGGTACGTGCCATGGCAGGGCTTGGTATAGGGAAAGATGATACGGGACCCGTCGATCCCGAGTGCAATGGGCGGCAGGCCGATGATGTACTCATCGAAGAGCTTGTAGCCGGGATCCACGTACCAGAACTCGCGGGAATTCTTCTCCACGTACTCGCGGCATTCCTTAAAGGACGCCCCGAGCGGGAGGATCATCTCGTACTTCAGGTTCTCGATGCAGCCCATCCGAACACCTCGTTTATCTTCCGTTTCAGCTGCACGGGATTGTGAACAGCTTTCTCAACAATCGTCTCGCACGAGAAACCGGCAGCATTTGCCAGCGCCTCAGGATCTTTTCCAAAGATGATGACAACAATGCGGGAGGATGGCAGGAGATGCTGCATGGTTGCCGCGTACGAGATCCCGGCATCGCTGTGGGCAAAGACAATGCAGAGATCGAAGGCCGGTTTTTTTTCAACAATCTCCTTAATGCAGGTCTCCAGTACCTGCGTATCTGAAAGATAATGTCTTCCGGGATCGGATACTTTCAGGAGATTAAGAACTGCCGGGTTGCCAGCAGCCAGTACTTTTGTTCCCTGCTGTTTCAGCCGGTCCGCGATATGAAGCGCAAGGGCCTGCTGCACGGGAACTTCCGGGCATCCGAGAACGAGAAGCGCAGTAGCCGGTACGGTGTTTTGGGAGGATTGGGTCATGAAATCTTTCCAGGGGACGGGGATTTTCCGGAGCAGGCTTCTGTGCAGGAACAGGCCGTTTGTGCATCGCCCTCCTTGAACGGGTGGTGGCAGTACGGGCAGGTAAAATCGCATTCGGTTTTCTCGTACGGGCAGATGGTCATGGAGAGATCGGCAAGAGGATGGCCCTTGCCCCGGATCTCGAACTCCTTGTACCACCCGAACGGGGCCCGTTTCACTTCAACATCTTCCCGGAGCAGGGCAGATTCCAGGCCCGTGAGAATTTTCAGCGCAACCTCCGGTCTCCCAAGCGTGCTTGTCAGGTGGGCATACGGGTAGATCAGGACCCGGTTCACGCGGAGCATGGCCAGACGTTTTTTTACTCCCGCGGTTGCACTCCGGATGACCTGGTCCGGGTCCTTCTCGTCGAGTTTCTCTACGCAGCAGAAGAGGACAACGCATTCATCCATCCGGTCCTTTCGGACATCCGTTGCCTCCGCCATCTTTGTCTTCTTCGTTGCATGGTACCACATGCGGGAGGCGTGGATGGAGAGGATCCTCATGGGGTTCCTCTCCCGACAAGGACGCTGATGGCATCGACCGTGATGAGCCCGATGACGTGCCCTTTGTCATCCACCACCGGAAGAGCGGAGATGGCATGCTCCTCCATCTTCTTTGCAGCAGCTTCGATCGGCTCACCGGGCGTTGTCGTCACCACGTCCCGGGACATGATCTCATCCAGCCAGAGGAAGTTGGAAGCAACGGCTTTTGCAATATCCCATGAGGTGACGATCCCCGCGAGCTGCCCGCTTGCCGAGAGGACCGGCAGGTGGTTGACACCGGCGTTTATCATCCGCCGGGCGGTCACCGCGATTGTTGTTCCCTCCTCGATGGTCTGCACGTTATGGATCATCACATCCCCGACAACCGTACGGGAGAGGAATGTTCCGACAAGATAATTGATCTGGCCGGATTCGAGCAGGAAGGCATCATGCCCGAAATTGGATCGGATATCGGAGTACCGGACATCGATCTCGTTTGCGGTCAGGGCAGAGACGATCTCCTGCGACTGGTAAGGCGGGTAGAGCCAGTCGGACGAAACCGAGATGACAAGGAATGCGGCTTTCACACCGGCAAGGCCGGTGGCAAGCGACCCGTCCTTTGTCAGGTCGAAGTAATCGACAGCCTTGGTCACGTACAGGTAGGAGTTTGCATCGAACCGTCTGGTGAACGTATCGCCCTGGTGGTGGAGGTAGCTCTCGACCTTGAAGTCCGTGGAGAAGTCAAAGCCTCTCCGGTCCTTTCCCTGCAGGGCCCGGCCGAACTTCTCGTGCATGGACTCGTTCGAGAGATACGTGATGTGCCCTACCATCCGGGCAAGAGCCAGGCCGTGCGCAGGAAGAGCCTTCCCGTAATAATTGCCATTGTTCCAGTCGGGATCGGAGATTATCGCCTTCCTCCCGACTTCGTTGAACGCGATCTGCTGGGGAGTCGAGTACCCGGTTGCCGCTATCACGACAACTTTTTTCATGAGTCCGGGAAAATCGACAGACCACTGGAGTGCCTGCATGCCGCCCATGGATCCGCCGACAACCGCGTAGAGCTGGCTGATTTTCAGATGATCGATGAGCAGCTTCTGGGCTTTTACCATGTCCCGGATCGTGATGACCGGGAACTTTGCGCCATAGGGTTTCCCGGTTGCAGGGTTCGTGGACGCCGGGCCGGTCGAGCCCTTGCAGCCCCCGATCACGTTCGAGCAGATGACAAAATACCGGTCGGTGTCCAGCGCTTTGCCGGGGCCGATGACGGCATCCCACCAGCCGGGCTTGTCATCGCCTTCATGGAATCCTGCAACATGCGCATCGCCGGAGAGGGCGTGGCAGACAAGGATGGCATTGCTCTTCTCGCGGCTGAGCCGGCCATAGGTCTCGTAGGCGATAGTAACAGAAGGGAGGGACTCCCCGCTTTCCAGTACGAGCGGGGCATTATAGTGATAGGTCTGGGTTTTCACAATTCCTGCGGATCCTTTGATCATCGACACACCCTGTTTCGTACCCGAAATAATTCTGCAATAATATCGCGTATATTCCCCTTGCAGGGGACCGGGATCGGCCCGGTTTCACGATGTTGCTTCCAGTGCCTGCGCCAGGTCGGCTATGAGGTCCTCGATGTCCTCGGTACCGATTGCAAGGCGCACAAGTTCCGGCGAAACGCCGGTCTTCTTCTGCTCTTCGGCCGTCAGCTGCTGGTGGGTTGTGGAGGCCGGGTGGATGACAAGGCTCTTTGAATCCCCGATGTTGGCAAGATTGCTGAAGAGCTTCAGGTTGTCGATGAACTGCCTCGATTTCTTTTCTCCGCCTTTGATGCCGACACCGACAATAGGGCCGTATCCCCCGGTGAGATATCTCTTCGTCAGCTCGTGGTTCGGGTTGCCTTCGAGTCCTGCATAGTTCACCCAGGCTACCTTCGGGTGGTTTTTAAGGAACTGTGCAACGGCGAGCGCATTTTCCGAGTGGCGGGGAACCCGCAGGTGCAGGGTCTCAAGGCCGATCAAGAAGAGCCAGGCATTGAACGGGCTGAGCACGGCGCCGGTATCTCTCATTAAGGAGACGCGGATCTTGAAGACAAACGCGACATTGCCAAGGCCCGGGAAGTTCCCGAACGTATCCCAGTACTTCAGCCCGTGATAGCTCGGGTCGGGCTCGGTGAACTCGGGAAACTTTCCATTGTTCCAGGCAAACCTGCCGGAGTCTACGATAACACCGCCGAGCGAGTTGCCGTGGCCGCCTATATACTTGGTAGCCGAGTGGACAACGATATCCGCGCCGTGATCGATCGGGCGGACGAGACCAACCCCGGTCGTGTTGTCAACGATGAACGGGAGACCGGCATCGTGGGCGATCTGTGCTATCTTCGCAAAGTCGGGGACATCCAGTTTCGGGTTGCCGATGGTCTCGGCATAGACCGCCTTTGTCCTGGCCGTTATCGCCTGGCGGAAGGCCTCGGGATCGGCCGAGTCAACAAAGACGACATGCCGGCCGAACTTTTCGAGCTGGTAGTGGAAGAACTCGTACGTTCCCCCGTACAGGTTGTCGGCCGAGACGATCTCGTCACCCGGCCGGGTGAGATTCAGGATCGCATACGTTATGGCCGCGGCTCCCGATGCGGTTGCAATCGCTCCCGTCCCGCCTTCGATTGCGGCCATCCGCTTCTCGAAAACGTCCGTGGTCGGGTTCATGAGCCGGGTATAGATGTTCCCGAGCTCCCTGAGTCCGAAGAGACTGGCGGCATGTTCCGTGTTCTTAAACACGTACGATGAGGTCTGGTACAGCGGCACTACCCGGGATCCGGTTGTCGGATCGGGCACCTGCCCTGCATGGAGTGCAGTGGTTCCGAGATGGAATTTCTTTTTTGTCATGGGGATCCTCGCAGGATTTCACATTCTGGTTTTCTTGTGGATCATCGGGAGATTATTGTTCCACGGGCAGGCCGTGCTTCTGTGCAACTTCCGTGAATGCATCGGCAAGGTAGCTGACTTTCTTTTCCGACAGGCCGTACGTGTTCAGCTTCCAGGTCCGGGTTGCTCCTGCAAATTCGCCAACGATCCCGCGGGACGAGAGCTCGTCGCTTAAGTAGAATCCGCGGCGCTTGTGGATCTGGGCAACCGTGTCAAAACTTCCGGTTGTGTCGACTTTGGAAAGCGTGTGTTTCCGGGGATACTCGGAGAGAACTTTGCTGCCGGTGATCTTCAGCAGCCGGCCGATGAAGTAATTGGATCTCTTCACTTCGTCCTCCCACTTCAGGGTCCGGGCTTTGACGGCCGGGAACGATGCCATCATGGACAGCAGCGTTCCTCCCATCAGCGTGCAGCCGAGCATCTCGACTTCCTTGATACCGAATTTGCGTTTGGTGAGATCTCCGACCATCGATGTGGTGCGGAGGGCTTTTGGCACCCATTCATCGGTCATCGCAAGTACTCCGGACGGCGCGACCGATGCCATGCTCTTGTGTCCGGAGCCGACAACAAAGTCAGCCCCGATCGCCTTGCCATCGACCGGCATGACACCGACCGTGTAGGCCCCGTTGTAAAGGAAGGGGATGTCGTACTGGTGGGCGACTTTCCCGATCTCTTTTATCTCGTGCTCGTTTGCAAACTGGTAATCGAAGTGATCGATCA
This region includes:
- a CDS encoding zinc-ribbon domain-containing protein, with amino-acid sequence MAYPDLYNDESVLLNALNVKVKSVTFEAVLTTKRLILVDSKKHLIAPQEILLATLRNVESGENAIRDPTITLSLITNSGATRQMILTFFKASGGDRRRECDEWIRLLKQNISPTFQQTVHAPHDIPPPEPAPEFVPQPETPPTPRIEIANAPQPKKKIEIARPIMKIVENPPSMPKPVETTSLPVGSFCNRCGNRVPPESAFCNRCGTPVVRDPDQVPPAEPVPEVAAPVTAPPVSPPPSAIPQLHVPIPPPVFGSAAGERKERPIEQVIHSIEPLIEDSVPRTEPAPLIQRPVSTLVTPAQPTEPAPEPAAHAEPAPAPDSGTVQWPVITPAGTESPAPAPAVPETPAPVPPPAPPAPKASGRKKVVAIALAAIIILAIIGSAILFMNPQGTPSTVMPTTTTTIPTTAPAVTATATPTETVAVIAPVATPMQTTTTAAQQVIPSSGVWIRIIYPGIYSATFGTPGAESTRTDTGDHVYQVFTSTGIVVASVQKVDASGQEIQVEVYKDGNQVAKKSTTAPKGIVEIQADLKPTPTPTTLTPVPVTTTGTISAGANSTANSTQATP
- a CDS encoding KUP/HAK/KT family potassium transporter, whose product is MGDRATSSNIVKSLGLVFGDIGTSPIYTVGAILLFLLPTTYNIFGLLSLITWTLFIVITAQYIWLAMSLSDKGEGGIIVLKKIIDSLIKPGIAASVVSVLTLVGIALFIGDGVITPAISILSAVEGILLIPGFGETSQMTLLVIAAAIAIGLFFFQRKGSDKVAWAFGPVMAIWFVALAVTGIIAIIGAPQVLFALSPTFAISFLLENGWASLIVMSAVILCVTGGEALYADMGHLGREPIIKGWMIVFPALVLNYLGQGAYVLMTENTHNVLFSMIHHICPLLFIPFLILSVCATVIASQAMISGMFSIVYQGMSTRIFPKMKIEYTSPELRSQIYIDAINWMMLIAVLVVMFEFGSSENLSAAYGLAVSGAMMISAVMMTIIFFLKRNPVTMLCAMALIVIDFFFFISTLLKIPHGAYFSFILAAIPLILTIAYIRGQSRLHEILQPIRYEDFISKYRESYAALPKIRGTALFFINDVRYLSPYLGQVFFQNEIIYENNVFVSIRISEKPFGIETTLDKDNAPGLQVFTIKAGYMEVIDIIALLESEGIEEKTIFYGIETIISDRFFWKIYGIIKKISPPFVQFYTLPQEKMHGVVTRVVM
- the thiI gene encoding tRNA uracil 4-sulfurtransferase ThiI: MKKQWLIRYSEIFLKSDPVRRQWENTLIANIREVMPRIHVRNERGRIWLDGDVNPALIKNIFGIVSFSEVEHIRLDEIESFLPDYCRRHGIGSAKTFALRVKRVGKHEFSSNDKAIEYGDLVREAFPRLKVNLAKPDKEIHVEIREGEVYLYDEVTRGPGGLPLGVEGTLVALVSGGIDSPVAAWMMMRRGCRILPLFVALDSFLDETAIARAERVVGTLAQYQPGIRLAVIHDSYLAAAKQELTGRNLEKYTCIFCKRRMYRVATAFAEKAGSKGIVTGESLGQVASQTLDNLVVLTDAASTLPIHRPLIGYDKEDTIRLAREIGTFPESISRASGCAAVPAGPSTKANLSTIREIEETMAASRLPLPV
- a CDS encoding DUF1894 domain-containing protein; translation: MGCIENLKYEMILPLGASFKECREYVEKNSREFWYVDPGYKLFDEYIIGLPPIALGIDGSRIIFPYTKPCHGTYLLAIEDADEAARVRKSARKKK
- a CDS encoding DUF1890 domain-containing protein, translated to MTQSSQNTVPATALLVLGCPEVPVQQALALHIADRLKQQGTKVLAAGNPAVLNLLKVSDPGRHYLSDTQVLETCIKEIVEKKPAFDLCIVFAHSDAGISYAATMQHLLPSSRIVVIIFGKDPEALANAAGFSCETIVEKAVHNPVQLKRKINEVFGWAASRT
- a CDS encoding threonyl-tRNA synthetase editing domain-containing protein encodes the protein MRILSIHASRMWYHATKKTKMAEATDVRKDRMDECVVLFCCVEKLDEKDPDQVIRSATAGVKKRLAMLRVNRVLIYPYAHLTSTLGRPEVALKILTGLESALLREDVEVKRAPFGWYKEFEIRGKGHPLADLSMTICPYEKTECDFTCPYCHHPFKEGDAQTACSCTEACSGKSPSPGKIS
- a CDS encoding homoserine O-acetyltransferase; protein product: MIKGSAGIVKTQTYHYNAPLVLESGESLPSVTIAYETYGRLSREKSNAILVCHALSGDAHVAGFHEGDDKPGWWDAVIGPGKALDTDRYFVICSNVIGGCKGSTGPASTNPATGKPYGAKFPVITIRDMVKAQKLLIDHLKISQLYAVVGGSMGGMQALQWSVDFPGLMKKVVVIAATGYSTPQQIAFNEVGRKAIISDPDWNNGNYYGKALPAHGLALARMVGHITYLSNESMHEKFGRALQGKDRRGFDFSTDFKVESYLHHQGDTFTRRFDANSYLYVTKAVDYFDLTKDGSLATGLAGVKAAFLVISVSSDWLYPPYQSQEIVSALTANEIDVRYSDIRSNFGHDAFLLESGQINYLVGTFLSRTVVGDVMIHNVQTIEEGTTIAVTARRMINAGVNHLPVLSASGQLAGIVTSWDIAKAVASNFLWLDEIMSRDVVTTTPGEPIEAAAKKMEEHAISALPVVDDKGHVIGLITVDAISVLVGRGTP
- a CDS encoding aminotransferase class I/II-fold pyridoxal phosphate-dependent enzyme gives rise to the protein MTKKKFHLGTTALHAGQVPDPTTGSRVVPLYQTSSYVFKNTEHAASLFGLRELGNIYTRLMNPTTDVFEKRMAAIEGGTGAIATASGAAAITYAILNLTRPGDEIVSADNLYGGTYEFFHYQLEKFGRHVVFVDSADPEAFRQAITARTKAVYAETIGNPKLDVPDFAKIAQIAHDAGLPFIVDNTTGVGLVRPIDHGADIVVHSATKYIGGHGNSLGGVIVDSGRFAWNNGKFPEFTEPDPSYHGLKYWDTFGNFPGLGNVAFVFKIRVSLMRDTGAVLSPFNAWLFLIGLETLHLRVPRHSENALAVAQFLKNHPKVAWVNYAGLEGNPNHELTKRYLTGGYGPIVGVGIKGGEKKSRQFIDNLKLFSNLANIGDSKSLVIHPASTTHQQLTAEEQKKTGVSPELVRLAIGTEDIEDLIADLAQALEATS
- the pscS gene encoding O-phospho-L-seryl-tRNA:Cys-tRNA synthase encodes the protein MSIRIQKTFEALFALEEIRQLFRESLPTGFDAEEESAFRQRIAEAKAILSDLEAGTGTPKVTKIAGSIDLRTREEEAINIQPIQAAGRLTPEARKALISYGDGYSTCDACRKPFRLDKISKPGIAEFHADLAKFVNMDHARVVPGARRGFQAVAGTLVNKGDTVIVSALAHYTEFLSVENAGGVVREVPLNNKNIVTGEATAQKIEEVKSETGKLPVLVMIDHFDYQFANEHEIKEIGKVAHQYDIPFLYNGAYTVGVMPVDGKAIGADFVVGSGHKSMASVAPSGVLAMTDEWVPKALRTTSMVGDLTKRKFGIKEVEMLGCTLMGGTLLSMMASFPAVKARTLKWEDEVKRSNYFIGRLLKITGSKVLSEYPRKHTLSKVDTTGSFDTVAQIHKRRGFYLSDELSSRGIVGEFAGATRTWKLNTYGLSEKKVSYLADAFTEVAQKHGLPVEQ